GCCCCGATCAACAGAAACAGCGTCACCGCAATCAACGTCATCCCCGACAACGGCGACCAGTTGGTCCGCCCGATGCACTCCGACAGAATCACCCCCGCCATCCAGATCCACAGCGTCCCCAGCACCGCCATCGTCACCCCGCGTCCCCACGTCATGTTCGGCACCGCGTTGGCCGCCAGCACCAACAGCAGCACAAACGCCCCCGCCACCGCCGCGTACAACAACCCGATCGGCATCTCATCCCGTGCCGCCACCGACCCCGACCTCGCCGCCGCCTGCATGCTCCGCACCGCGCTCACCATCATCGGCAACGCCAGCACCACCCCCATCAGCGCCCCGCCCACCAGCATCCCGATCCCAACCGGACGGAACAATTCGTTCTGCAAATAGCGCGTCACTCCCTGCCCCCGTTCCGCCAGCACGTCCGCCCCCGGCAGCAGTCCCTGAACATTCAGCACCGGCGCCAGCACCCAGTAACACAGGAACCCGCCGATCACGAAGAACACCCCGCCCCGACCCGACAGGAATCCCACCCCGACGGTCATCAACGAGACGTACCACGTCGCGTTCAGAAACGCCGGGAGCCCCAGCCACCGCCCGACCGGCGCGGTCCCGAAGTCCGCGGCCAGACTCGCCGCATGCACCAACCCGCTCACCGCCGCCCCGCCCAGCAGCAGCCACGCCTTCCGCACCCCCGCCCCCGGCGACTTCAGAATGGCCGCCACCGCCTGCCCCCCGGGAAACGCCAGCCGCTCGAAGTCGATCATCTGCTTCCGCAAGGGAATGATGAACGCGATCCCCAGGATCCCCCCGGTGATGCAACCCAGCACGGTCACCGGCACGTTGAAATCCGTGTACCCCAGGATGAACAACGCCGGCAGCGAAAACACCATCCCCGCCGACGCCGCATTCACCGCGCTGGCCAGACTCTGGTTGATGTTGTTCTCGACGATGCTCCGGCGCCGCAACAAACCCCGCAGAATCCCGAATCCCAGG
This DNA window, taken from Verrucomicrobiia bacterium, encodes the following:
- a CDS encoding OPT/YSL family transporter; translation: MVVCGPAMKAVATESSRPYPELTWTAVLVGYFLGAIIALSVGYASLKLGFSIEGSELAAILGFGILRGLLRRRSIVENNINQSLASAVNAASAGMVFSLPALFILGYTDFNVPVTVLGCITGGILGIAFIIPLRKQMIDFERLAFPGGQAVAAILKSPGAGVRKAWLLLGGAAVSGLVHAASLAADFGTAPVGRWLGLPAFLNATWYVSLMTVGVGFLSGRGGVFFVIGGFLCYWVLAPVLNVQGLLPGADVLAERGQGVTRYLQNELFRPVGIGMLVGGALMGVVLALPMMVSAVRSMQAAARSGSVAARDEMPIGLLYAAVAGAFVLLLVLAANAVPNMTWGRGVTMAVLGTLWIWMAGVILSECIGRTNWSPLSGMTLIAVTLFLLIGAGLGDRMAVVAAVLVGAAACVAMAQATDLMLDLKTGYLVGATPRRQQVAQFLGVWLGPPLVLWLLFFLHRDAPLGGDKYPAPQGQALAGVITGILGGDIPIQKYLAGAGLGAVLSASGIGGLGILVGLGFYLPFYVVLTYTVGTVARLACDRWKGTRFSEETGIPVAAGLIVGEALVGVGHAIVAVLRAGGGAG